The genomic DNA CCTTCCTGATTGGACCTGGCACCTGTCAATAAGGCTGTGGGACTATACACAGAGTGGAGTcacagagatgtgtgtgtgcagACGACAAACCGATTCACCTGGTGCTACTAAGTAACTTACAGTAACAGACCCTTCACTCCCTCTGTACAGGGGGTTGGAGTGTGTTGATGTCTCCTCAGTCTAACAGCATCTCACACACAGCCTATACCGACATGgggagcacagacacacactgccaacatggaaaacacacacactcagaatttGATATTCCTGTCTAAAAAGATAGGCTTCACTTCAAACTCTGGACACCTCCTGAATGTTTCATAGTTCTGTGTTTTATAGATCTGTGATTCTCTGAGACACCAGAGTGTCGGAGCAGGCTTGTTATTGGCCCTAATGCCCTGAGATCATACCcctatactctctctctgtccccagagGGTATGTGTTTTGTCTACTCTTGAGACTGGGGCGGGCCCATCTATAGGCCACACCCTGGGGCGTATCTTCGACAGTGTAGTAGATGCTCAGGTGTGTTAAATGTCAGACAAGGGTGGGGTTCCTGCCCGACTAGATTCACAGACGTTGCATTGCATCAACGACTGCTCAGTGGGGCATCAAATTTCTATATCACATGTTGTGGTTAACTGACATGTTAAACACCTATCCAGCTGTTGTGAGGTCTGGCATGTGTCTGCAATGTTGTTGGGCAGGAACACCACCAATACCTGTTTTctagctctctctcgccctcccactcttcatacccctcgctctctcccctcctttcccttctatctctctatccctctcctctctctgagctgCATCCCTGTGGTGTATAGAGTCTGAATGATGTGTAAATCAAACATTAAAGAAATTATGTGTTTAAAGTCAGCCTTTGCTGTCttagtttttttctctccaaaagtTGAATCATTGTATTTTAGTTGCTGGTCCCCCTGTTTAGTTTTGCAACTCCTTCCCCATTCTGATAATTGATACCTAAACCCTTCAGTCCCGTCATCTtccaacaaacacacagagacggagagaaacaACAGGATAAACCTGACTGAATAATGCCTCAACTATTGTCAACCCATAATCTGCAACAACCCAACCTCTCCCCTGTAGTTCTGCTCTCACATCTCAACAATACCCGGTAGGCTAAAATATATTTATGTCCAAGGCAAGTAGTAATTCTCATTGGGTAGTCCTGTTTGAATATAATATATCGTGGACAGAAAAGGGAGTGACAAACTGTCTTGATCATTTTACTTCTGGGTAACCGATATTAGTTTGAGTAGGGTTGTTTATTTACTTTTACAGTATTTCAATATAGATTAGCATATGTAGGTTACAGGGACCTAAAAAAACTGTTGTCTAACCTTTTTCAGCGGTGTTGTCAACAACTTCCTGATTCACCTGTCTCAAGGTGTGCAGAACTGGCCGAGTTTCTGCATTGAAATTGATTCTCAAGATGGCCAATATATGAAAAGTTATTCTTCATGACAAAGATAGCCTTCTTCAAAAAAGTTGCGATTTCATCACAAAAAGCAGGTAACAGTGATTCACCGCAGGGGTGTCATTTGCTGCATAGTTTACTTTGTGCATTATTATTGATGTGCGGTTAACTTCGCATAATAAATCAATGCGTTGCTCAATGTATGATAACGTTCTGTAGATTTTGTTTAGCATTTAAAACTTTGCCGAATAGTTGTAGTTGTGGATTTATTTTAACGTTTCTAAACGTTATAACACAGTGTCGGGATTGTATTTAACGTGGAGTCAGCTGTGGTCCTTATGTTATGAGAATCCAGGAGAGGGGAGCTGTAAACCCACTTGGGCCCCCTTGGGTTCTTGAGAGCTAGTTGACAGGTAGACTTAATGTTGTTGGCGGTGATACAGCATGGGCAGGTGACGATGTTATGTTGCGGTAGGTTTTTGGAAGGACATATTTTGTATAATATTAAACGGCCAATTTGTGATTTCTACTTCTATTTTTGAATTTTAAAGCCCATTGATTGTTAAAGAGCATAACTTGGACAtgcttcatgagcttagttcaactgacCCCCTCAGAATTCAAAGTTAACTTGTTtaactccattgtttgtaaacaatgtaattgtgaaacaactgtatagcctcaaaacatgattAAAACTATAAATTTGATCTCATGGGccgtcagtccttgcatccatatctCTGTCCATGAATTTAAGTGGTTCCATTTTTCTAGCCCCACCCTGCAACTGAAACAGTGGCCAGTTTGTTGATTGTTGAGGTAACGTTACAGTATGGGCATCAGATATTATATTAATAGTATGGTGATGGTGTAGACTGCAGTGCCTATGGGCAGTGTAGGGAGACTGAGGAGGTCCTCCATGATGACTCAGCTGGTTAGCGCCATCCAGCTAGATGAAGTGGAGATGGAGGTCAACAACCCTCACCAAGAGGTCAAAGGTGAGCGCCGCTCATAAACCACCCAGTAGGTAGAGTGTTTGGTCATGTGCTGGGAAGTGATAATGTGAGGGGGAAGTGTGTATGTGGGATTTGGACTTTGACCTCTTGTTTCAGAGCCACAGACGTACagtgtggaggaagaggtggagaccATCGGCTTTGATCGCTTCCATGTTCTGTTGTTCATcatcattttaaaatgtatttgaagtttttatttcacctttatttaaccaggtagaacagttcaagttctcatttacaactgcgtcctggccaagataaagcaaagcagtgcggcaaaaacaacaacagagttacacatgggattgacaaatgtacagtcaataacacaatagaaaaatctatgtagagtgtgtgcaaatgtagtaagattagggaggtaaaggcaataaattggccatagtggcaaaataattacagtttagctttaacactggagtgacaggtgtatagatgatgatgtgcaagtagagatactggggtgcaaaatagctaaaaaataaaatacaaatacaaataacaatatgggaatgaggtagttgggtgggctatggTCAGTGccagtgtgagtgtctgtgtgtgtgtctatctttctagctgtctatctgtctgcccgTATGATAGTGAAAAAGCTCTTGCTAAAGGATGTGCAGAAGCATATAAGCATGCATGTATATATTGTAGATAGCGGAGGCAATGGAGTTCATGTTGCTGGCCGTGGTGTCTTCTGAGATCCACTGTGAGTGGCATCTGGACGACTGGGAGGTGGCTCTGGTCTCCACGGTGAGGAAATACACAAATCAGCATGCAGCTAGGTTTGAAATATCTGGTAGACCTATTACACATGTATATGATAcacctttctatctgtctgtgtctgtctgtctctgactcagATGGGTGTTTGCGGGGTTCATGGTGTGTGGGTTGTTGAGTGGATATGTGGCTGATAGATGTGGATGCTGGAAGGTCTGTCCCTTTACAGGTTTCTGGGATGAAATATACATGAAACCTTCTGGAACTGTTTTTATCGGTTGTAACAGTCGGTGTCAGAATGAGTGTGTAGATGTGTCTGATGATCTATCAATCTATCTAGGTCAAGGGGGGCTGGCCCACGAGAAAACATAAAATGTCAaataagtatatatatacactactgttcaaaagtttgggatcactaagacatttccttgtttttgaaagaaacgcACATTTTTtggtcaattaaaataacataaatttgatcagaaatacagtgtagacattgttaatcttgtaaatgactattgtagccggAAACGTCTGATTGttaatggaatatttacatagacgtacagaggcccattatcagcaaccatcactcctgtgttccaatgacacgttgtgttagctaatccaagtttatcattttaaaaggctcatCATTAGaaaaaacctttttgcaattacattagcacagctgaaaactgtcctgaatgaagaagcaataaaactagccttctttagactagttgagtatctagagcatcagcaATTCGATtagaggctcaaaatggccagaaataaataactttcttctgaaactcgtaagtctattcttgttctgagaaatgaaggctattccatgcgagaaattgccaagaaactgaagatctcgtacaacgctgtatactactcccttcacagaactgtgcaaactggctctaaccagagtagagattagagtgtctagtttgagaaaaagatgcctcacaagtcctcaactggcagcttcattaaatagtacccgcaaaacaccagtctcaacgtcaacagtgaagcgactccgggatgctggccttatagatatatatatctcacacacacacatcaggacaTGTACATAGTGAACTCGTAAATATGAAAATAGAATATAGTATGTCAGAACATGACCTACCGCTTGCAAGTCAATATCAGACTGGAAGGAATTCTCATTCGCAATCTCTGCATGCGTAACCAATGGCATAATTGGTATGTAAATTCAACCAACCAGTAGAAATACATATTTCTGCAGTGTCAAGTGGAAACCCTGttacacatgcatgtgtgtgtgtgtgtgtgtgtgtgtgtgtgtgtgtgtgtgtgtgtacagtgggggTCAGATTCACATGAGGTCAGATTCACACTCTTTTGTTTTACTATCTGAATAATGGTACTGTTCGTGTACAAGTCTGATTTGTTTTTgtgctcgctctctttctctctctgtctccagtcatCCCTCTGAATATATGCCTGTGTTTGGGAGGACGTTGAGCATGGTTCTCCTGAAGCTCATGGCAGCCCTGTTCTTCATGCTGGTTAACCTCTGCTCTACTATGTATAAACTGTAAACACACTGTGGGGTTTGATTGTTTTATTTCGTCACCAATTTCAAATACGGTATCAATACTTTTGCTCATGAGATTCTCTCTAtgtcactctcttgctctctctctttcaaggtTTGGTTTTTACCATTCTGCTGTTCTGGATCAGGTCTCTGGTCTCAATGATTTTCAATGTGGTTTATATTTATACTGCAGGGGTATGTGGACACAACTTTTACATTCCATCCACATATATACTGTTAGTGTATAACAATGTATTGTATAGGCCTCTCTCaggtgtatactgtgtgtgtctggtgactCCTTCTGTCTCTCAGCTGTACCCGACTGCAGTGCGTTCTCTTGGAATGGGTTTCTGCACTTCTTTCAGCCGCATCGGAGGCATGATCGCCCCACTTCATAGCACAGGTCTGTGGCTGTGTGTTGTTCATGTTGGCTgatgcttgtgtatgtgtgtattaatatgtgaatgtgtgttacagctgtttattcttaaatgtgtgtgtcatttgtgtgtgtgtgtgtgtgtgtgtgttgtcacatTCAGTGATTTTAGATATGCTGCCATTTACTGTGGCCTGTGTGCTTTGTGCTGTTGGAGCCTTTCTACTGCCTATCGAGACAAAGGGACGAGCACTACTGGTACGacactgtctgtgttcctgtgtgaaaTTAAGATAATACTCTATATGTGATATACAAGTCTTGGTTTATTACTTTATTTCATTCGATTCACTTTTTTCTCTTCACAGCAAAATTCCTGACTGTGTACATGTGATTCTTAACACATTCATGCAATTGTACATTTACACGTTTTATACTTTGACAGCTGTCTTTGTGTTGTAAATGATCTAGATATTTATATTTCAGAAAGTGTGTACGCTTGAGCGGAAAATAACTGGTCAGGCGGGGGAATTCAGTCTCACATCCCAACCACTAGATGGTGACATTACCCTGTAGGGAGATTTTAGCCGTCGTCTATATATAAGACAAAGTTCTAATCCAAATGGGGTTCTGTGAAATCTTAAGCAAACAGAGCGAGACTTGGAAACATTGAGAAGCCCCGTCATGGAGAGGTTAACGTTCAAATTAGACTGtaacaccacccacacacaaacaccacggGGCAGCTTAGTTGGGTGTGTGTtagtgagcatgtgtgtgtggggtgtggcgCGGGCATTATACTGAAGTAGCTACTGGGAATATAGTATGGATCAGTGAAGGTGATCAGGTATTAGCTGCAGTGTAAGCCATGGGGTCAGGGGTTAGCCACAATGTTTAGCTATAGATTAAGCCCTGCCCTCTCAGGCTTGGGTCTTCAGCTATGAAAAAAATGGCTCATTTGGGGTTAGTAAAGAGAGCAGAGCAGATCTCCATATGACCATAAATTGAAAATTGTGGGTAGGCCTATAAACGTGTATTTGCTGTCATGTGTACGCCAACATCTGGCATGTGCAGGTACCTCTACACCGACAGAATGTATAACCCAAAACCTTCTCTCTGACTGCACTGAAGGGTTTGGGTCTCGGCCATATGCACAAATaggcctctgtctgtgtgttctgttcaCACATACCCACTCTGTTTTTGTGTGCCTATGAGcggcatctctctccctcagcacCACTTTCTTACAGAATGATCTCTCTCTTCTGATCCCTCTCCTCTTTAAGCTTGTTAGAGCCCAGTCTGTTCCCCAGGGACACCATgagattaggtgtgtgtgtgggcgtgcccgtgtgtgtgtgtgtgtgtgtgcctgtgtgtgtgtgtgtgtgtgtgtgtgtactgtagcctATGTGAACATGCTGTGTGGGAGGAGTCTGTACTTGGCTGTTCCCTGACCTTGGACGAGAAAAGCGTCTGGatgtgagagagcgagaaagacagaCTTGGAGAGTTTGGTATCAACATTAATGCACAGCACACTATAAGGAAGGGAGCGGTACAGGCTGAGACAATGGAGGCTGCGGTATAGGCTACTGCAGTGCATGTTTGTGGGTTGTTGTTTCTGTGGCTGAAGATAGGTTTTACATTCGAATTCTGAGAGACACCTGGCAACCCATAGCTGAGCTGGAGAGTGATAATGTCTGTACAGgccagacaacaacacagcatacAGTAAGTCCtacattgtttgtgtgtgttcttctGTCAATGTGTGTACTTGAATGTGTTATCTAGAAAGTGTAGTGTGGACATAATGGACAGACAATACTGAAAGAATGGAAGCTCTTTGATGTGCAAGGTAATTATGTAGAATGTCCTAGGCACTTAGACTCATCTAAAATGGATAGTATATTATTTATGTATGGTTTTTAGTCTTGTGTGGTTATTTGGTGCTGTTTATTTCCGTTTGGAAGATTAATAGAGTATCTATCAAATTTTCGAATTCAATCTAATAAACTACTATACTATCTCCCCTGCTATGCTgacactggagtgtgtgtgtgtgggtgatggaGTATGTGTGTGGGTTTCTCTTGGTGCTTGGTGCGGATGGATGTATGAGGTGCATTGTCTCCCCCAACCACACAcattccctccatctttctctttgTATTGTCTGGTGACTGCCTTGGTTATTGTCCCAGTCTTGGGATGTGGGCACATATTCTACCTCCTCCCCCCAAGTCCTTATACACCCTATGTTTTTATTGTGTAAAAAAGTAATATGTTGATCATGTATTCTAATTATGTGAGATAATTATGGCTGATTATACCATACAGAAATACACTGTATAATGCACTTTATGTTCACACACCTAAGAGCACTGAATATAATACAATAGCAGGATATAGTACACTTTTCTGAGGGCTTTAATTGTGTGACAACCAGAGTCTCAGCAGTGGATATACTACATTACCCATAAGCCCAGTTCACACTTTATGTTCACACACCTAAGAGCACTGAATATAATACAATAGCAGGATATAGTACACTTTTCTGAGGGCTTTAATTGTGTGACAACCAGAGTCTCAGCAGTGGATATACTACATTACCCATAAGCCCAGTTCACACTTTATGTTCACACACCTAAGAGCACTGAATATAATACAATAGCAGGATATAGTACACTTTTCTGAGGGCTTTGATTGTGTGACAACCAGAGTCTCAGCAGTGGATATACTACATTACCCATTAGCACAGTTCACAGCATGGAGAGCTGGTTTATCTGGGCTCTAACAGTATAAGAACATCTATGGCCCTACCTCCCAGCAGGGGACCTTAACCTCTGATATGCAGCCAGCTCAGACAGAGAACACCTTAatccaaacacacatacacacacacactctctctctctctctctctctctcctctctctctcctctcctctcctctcctctcctctcctttcctctcctctcctctcctcctctcctcctctcctctcctctcctctcctctcctctcctctcctctcccactcactcactcactcactcactcactcactcactcactcactcactcactcactcactcactcactcactcactcactcactcactcactcactcactcactcactcacacagtagGCTGCTTGCAAACTTAGAAATGTTTCATAAGCAATTTATTACACatgtagcctggtcccatatATGTTTGTGCTTTTGCAAATGCCAACTCGATTGCTGTCATTGGCGCGACAAGGAATTGGAATGATAACTCAACACAGTTCCCATAGATTCTACATGGGAAGTAAGTATGGAATATTCTCTGTCAGGCAGCCAATGAAAGAGCCCGGAACAGGAAGCTGAGATGGAGTTCCCAGAGTTCCCAGGGTGCCCTGCTGCTGCCGGCGTTGCCGTGGGCGACGAGGCGGAGAAGGAGGGCCATGCCCAGGTTCTATTTGATGAGTTTGTCCAGGCGTCTACTTGCAGAACGACACTCCGTGCCTTCAACCTGCTGTGTGAGCACcttcagctcacacacacacacacacagccacagacaTACTCCCCGACGCAGCCGCAGAGGCCTTTCTACCACAGCCTCAAAGAACGCCTCAGCTACTGGAAGGCAAACGCACTGTGGGCCAAACTGGACAAACGGGCGGCCCACCACGAATACGGGAAGGGCCGTGTCTGTGCCAACACCACGGTACTTATTAGTAATTTAGAATCTGGtatttaacattttcaaatacacAGGCCGCACAGCACGTGTACGTTTCTAGCTTCTCATCCCAGCTgtcccctctcccagtgtgtgatCATCGGGGCGGGGCCGTGTGGTCTGCGTACAGCAGTAGAGCTGGGGTTCCTGGGGGCCAGAGTGGTCCTGCTGGAGAAGAGAGATGCCTTCTCCAGGAACAACGTCCTTCACCTCTGGCCTTTCACCATCCACGACCTCAGGGGCCTCGGGGCCAAGAAGTTCTACGGCAAGTTCTGTGCTGGAGCCATTGACCACATCAGTGAGTATGGAATGATCACTGACACTTGACCCCTGAGTCTCCATGGTTACAGCGATGGGGCTTCAATGTTCATTAGAGaatcctctctctcattataccatgtttccccccccctctctctcttgccccctgcCCTCTGTAGGTATACGGCAGTTACAGTTGGTGTTATTAAAGGTGGCTCTGTTGCTGGGGGTGGAAGTCCATGTCAACGTAGAGTTCAAGGGACTGGTGGAGCCACCAGTGGACCAGGAGCAACAGAGTAagtccttctgtgtgtgtgtgtgtgtgtgtgtgtgtgtgtgtgtgtgtgtgtgtgtgtgtgtgtgtgtgtgtgtgtgtgtgtgtgtgtgtgtctgtgtgtgtgtgtgtgtgtgtgtgtgtgtgtgtgtgtgtgtgtaatgcctttatgtgtttgtgtgtgtgtgcctcagaggtaggctggagggtggaggtgAAACCCAAGTCTCACCCTATTAACCAACTGCAGTGTGACGTGGTGATCGGAGCTGATGGACGACGGAACACACTGCCAGGTAAATCATCTAGTAGCGCCTATCGAAACACTGAAACAGCAACAGATCTCAGGCAGCATCAGTCAGACCTCCCATCACTGAAAGAACACATTTTTTAGTAAATTGCGTTTCTGGGAAGGGAATTATTCTTGCCCTCTGATCCCAGAATTCCTGTTTGCAATCACATCCTGTCTCCCATGTGTTCAATCAGGGTTCAGGCGTAAGGAGTTCCGTGGCAAGCTGGCCATTGCCATCACAGCTAACTTCATGAACCGTAACACCACAGCTGAGGCCAAGGTGGAGGAGATCAGCGGAGTGGCCTTCATCTTCAACCAGAGGTTCTTTCAGGAGCTACGGGACACCACAGGAGTGGACCTGGAGAATATAGTGTACTACAAGGACGACACACACTACTTTGTGATGACGGCTAAGAAGCAGAGTCTGCTGGAGAAAGGAGTCATTCTGCGGGTAACAGCGCACACAGACGGGCCACCCGAGTGGCGCGACAATCTATGGCActtcatcacagtgcttgaggcgtcattacagacccgggttcgatcccgggctgtgttgcagccagccgcgaccgggagacccatgaggtggcgcacaattggcccagtgtcgtccgggttaggggagggtttgaccagcTGCGTTGTCCTTGTCCcgtcgcgctctagcgactccttgtggcgggccgggcgcatgcacgctgacttcagtcgccagttgtacggtgtttcctccatcacattggtgcagctggcttccgagttaagcgagcagtgtgtcaaggagcagtgcggcttggctgggtcatgtttcggaggatgcattggctctcgaccttcgcctctcctgagtccatacgagagttgcagcgataggacaagactgtaactaccaattggatatcatgaaattggggagaaaaagggcaaTTCTTTAAAATTTTATGTTAAACATGAAacaatgcatacacacatatacatactttATGACACACTGATACAGCTGCATTGACTGTATTGTTATTTTACTCATGTTGATCTCACTGCTCTCTACTGCCCTGATATACTGTAAAACTGTGTTATTGTTCAAACATTGATTGTGTTTTATTGTACTGATGTTTACTGTGTCATACCTATCAGGACTATGCAGACACAGAAACACTTCTCTCACGGGGAAACGTGGACCAGAATGCGCTGCTGGCCTACGCCCGCGAGGCGGCGGACTTCTCCACCAATCACCAGCTGCCGTCCCTGGACTTTGCCATGAACCACTACGGGCAGCCTGATGTTGCCTTGTTTGACTTCACCTGTATGTACGCGTCGGAGAACGCTGCACTGgtcagacagagacatggacaccATCTACTGGTCACGCTGGTGGGAGACAGCCTtctggaggtgaggagagggagaggaagagaggagcagagttgAGGGAGAGTAGAAGAGTGTTAATGTCAGCAATACTCTGAAAGTAATTCTGTTGTAAGTAGCATATGGTtgtaatgtgtgcgtgtgtgtgtgtgtgtctgcttttgTGTGTGTTAGCCGTTCTGGCCCATGGGGACAGGTATAGCACGGGGGTTCCTGGCAGCATTGGATTCTGCCTGGATGGTACGGAGCTGGGCTCAAGGCCTCGCCCCCCTGGACATACTTGCTGAAAGGTGAGAGGGCAGGTCTGCGGttaggagaacacacacaccagcaaTCAGGGAATGGGCACACTGTCAAGTTACACATTGTAAAACCTATAGACAAACACACTGCCAAAGCCACACAAATGCACCTAGACTAGGAAACCAAATGATCGTTCACCTGATTCCCTAACGaaataatcctctctctctcactcctctcattctctctctctactcgctTTCTTTTTTCAGAGAGAGTCTGTATCGTCTCCTTCCTCAGGCCTCTCCAGAAAATGTCAACAAGAACTTTGGTCAATACACTGTAGACCCAGCTACCCGCTACCCTAACATCAACCACCAACTCATCACCCCCGCACAGGTAAgcacaggcgcgcacacacacacacacacacacacacacacacacacacacacacacacacacacacacacacacacacacacaggactgatgATGATGAGAATGACAATCTCTGTAGGTGGGGCATCTAATATACACAGAAGAGAGTGGAGGTTCGGGTGCGGACCAGGAACCACGACCCCGATCCC from Oncorhynchus tshawytscha isolate Ot180627B linkage group LG15, Otsh_v2.0, whole genome shotgun sequence includes the following:
- the LOC112215050 gene encoding putative transporter SVOPL, with amino-acid sequence MTQLVSAIQLDEVEMEVNNPHQEVKEPQTYSVEEEVETIGFDRFHVLLFIIMGLTNIAEAMEFMLLAVVSSEIHCEWHLDDWEVALVSTVVFAGFMVCGLLSGYVADRCGCWKVCPFTGLVFTILLFWIRSLVSMIFNVVYIYTAGLYPTAVRSLGMGFCTSFSRIGGMIAPLHSTVILDMLPFTVACVLCAVGAFLLPIETKGRALLVRHCLCSCVKLR
- the LOC112215051 gene encoding protein-methionine sulfoxide oxidase mical3b-like isoform X4; this translates as MEFPEFPGCPAAAGVAVGDEAEKEGHAQVLFDEFVQASTCRTTLRAFNLLCEHLQLTHTHTQPQTYSPTQPQRPFYHSLKERLSYWKANALWAKLDKRAAHHEYGKGRVCANTTCVIIGAGPCGLRTAVELGFLGARVVLLEKRDAFSRNNVLHLWPFTIHDLRGLGAKKFYGKFCAGAIDHISIRQLQLVLLKVALLLGVEVHVNVEFKGLVEPPVDQEQQKVGWRVEVKPKSHPINQLQCDVVIGADGRRNTLPGFRRKEFRGKLAIAITANFMNRNTTAEAKVEEISGVAFIFNQRFFQELRDTTGVDLENIVYYKDDTHYFVMTAKKQSLLEKGVILRDYADTETLLSRGNVDQNALLAYAREAADFSTNHQLPSLDFAMNHYGQPDVALFDFTCMYASENAALVRQRHGHHLLVTLVGDSLLEPFWPMGTGIARGFLAALDSAWMVRSWAQGLAPLDILAERESLYRLLPQASPENVNKNFGQYTVDPATRYPNINHQLITPAQVGHLIYTEESGGSGADQEPRPRSPLPKLLRQESFSRSSKLLSWCQQQTQGYRGVAVSDLTTSWKNGLALCALIHHYRPDLIDFDSLKEDEGEENMRLGLEVAEKEFGISPVMTVEEMSSVSETDTLCMVMYLSQFHQLFKDALPPSESQTESLDGRAAVIGPASLLSRLGHSPSRKRNPKEQKEKDAVGKRRKTSRPCLEDVRQDLRLVDSYEEEAALCSVGGASQSRVRSMANQLLAKFEENAPCPSSTPAAALRRQGDSMPMLPPPPASPDPQEPAFVASAATWKQKKRTQQQEQMSFKYKEKVKCHTLPSRGEQKYVQMYTGGVSSLAEQISNQLQSQESPSPQHTPDRKESAGVHSVLAGPGPGGASDVCFFCSRRVYVMERLSAEGLFFHRSCFQCDHCSSTLRLASYAYDRPNGKFYCKPHYDLRLVGPVQRKRPAPPTSDQHPTPYERTPSQQTLLESPAALSTNPHSSVTVVTADRRSSVASLIGSGSGLVKLLCVCVCVYVCVCALSGISD